One Oculatellaceae cyanobacterium DNA window includes the following coding sequences:
- a CDS encoding HNH endonuclease, with translation MPYNPQRYPENWDEIAFSIKEQARWRCRKCNMQCIRPGEDTSGLSKSERMAKTLTVHHANYTPEDNRTENLIPLCSACHLGYHTRKKSNITPGQLLLFEGI, from the coding sequence ATGCCTTATAACCCTCAACGTTACCCTGAAAATTGGGATGAAATAGCCTTTTCAATAAAGGAACAAGCTAGGTGGCGTTGCCGTAAATGCAATATGCAATGTATTCGTCCTGGGGAAGATACTTCTGGTTTAAGCAAATCAGAACGCATGGCAAAGACTTTAACAGTACATCATGCTAATTACACCCCAGAAGATAACCGCACTGAGAACTTGATTCCCCTGTGTAGTGCTTGCCATCTAGGTTATCATACGCGCAAAAAATCTAATATTACTCCTGGTCAACTATTGTTGTTTGAAGGCATATAG